In one Natronosalvus amylolyticus genomic region, the following are encoded:
- a CDS encoding MFS transporter, whose protein sequence is MSLEEGTTEEVDPFDAWRQFFALERDVIVLSLAMFAFSLGFQMTNRYMAEYMVALGATGIAVGLFGTFGNVISAVYPYPGGAISDRIGSRYALTVFGLLATVGFGIWLGAPLLAGVAVGPVELSIVAIFVGLVFAQAWKSFGLGATYAIVKQSVPPSRLAAGFASTESFRRTAFLVGPLIAAAIFAPFTGAADDVVLAFQLILLVAIVFGVFGTLVQHRLYDSSEDSFGKQFEGIDQLTSDLRSLPEPLRPLLIGDTLVRFANGMVYIFFVLVVTDFLAVGLSLPTSVPLAGDTLSPPAFFGLLLGLEMAIALLVMIPAAKLAERVGLKPIVALGFLVYAVFPIMLISVPDGGVGPFGAAGVLALLFAFSGLRFAGLPAHKALIVGPAEMGAGGRVTGSYYLVRNLLVIPSAALGGILWEGVSNPLTGETLITGDPVLAFTIATAIGLVGTGYFLLFGKEFEAYR, encoded by the coding sequence ATGTCTCTCGAGGAAGGCACGACCGAGGAGGTCGACCCCTTCGACGCCTGGCGGCAGTTTTTTGCCCTCGAGCGCGACGTGATCGTCCTCTCGTTGGCGATGTTCGCGTTCAGCCTCGGCTTTCAGATGACGAATCGGTACATGGCCGAGTATATGGTCGCGCTGGGTGCGACCGGGATCGCCGTCGGCCTCTTTGGTACCTTCGGGAACGTGATCAGTGCGGTGTATCCGTACCCTGGTGGAGCCATCTCCGACCGAATCGGCTCACGGTATGCGCTGACGGTCTTCGGCTTACTCGCGACGGTCGGCTTCGGTATCTGGCTCGGGGCTCCCTTGCTTGCAGGTGTCGCCGTCGGGCCCGTCGAACTCTCGATCGTGGCGATTTTCGTCGGTCTGGTTTTCGCCCAGGCGTGGAAATCGTTCGGCCTCGGAGCCACCTACGCCATCGTCAAACAGTCGGTTCCGCCGTCGCGATTGGCTGCCGGTTTCGCCAGCACCGAGAGCTTCCGCCGGACGGCGTTTCTGGTCGGTCCCCTCATTGCTGCCGCCATCTTCGCCCCGTTTACCGGGGCTGCTGACGATGTCGTGCTCGCCTTTCAACTGATCTTGCTCGTCGCCATCGTCTTCGGCGTCTTCGGTACGCTCGTCCAGCACCGACTGTACGACTCGAGCGAGGACTCCTTCGGGAAACAGTTCGAGGGAATCGACCAACTCACATCCGATCTGCGCTCGCTGCCCGAACCGCTCCGTCCGCTGTTAATCGGGGATACGCTGGTGCGATTCGCCAACGGCATGGTCTACATCTTTTTCGTCCTCGTCGTGACCGACTTTCTCGCCGTCGGACTCTCGTTACCGACATCGGTACCGCTCGCGGGTGACACTCTTTCCCCACCTGCCTTTTTCGGCCTCCTCTTGGGCCTCGAGATGGCCATCGCGCTGCTCGTGATGATTCCTGCCGCGAAACTCGCTGAACGGGTCGGATTGAAGCCGATCGTCGCGCTCGGCTTTCTCGTCTATGCCGTCTTTCCGATTATGCTCATCTCGGTCCCCGATGGTGGGGTCGGTCCGTTCGGAGCCGCTGGCGTCCTCGCGCTTTTGTTTGCGTTCTCCGGGCTTCGATTTGCCGGGCTTCCCGCGCACAAGGCGTTGATCGTCGGCCCGGCGGAAATGGGGGCGGGCGGTCGCGTCACCGGTTCGTACTACCTGGTTCGCAACCTGCTGGTTATTCCGAGTGCGGCACTCGGCGGTATCCTGTGGGAGGGAGTTTCAAACCCACTCACCGGCGAGACGCTCATCACGGGCGACCCCGTGTTGGCGTTTACCATCGCGACGGCTATCGGCCTCGTCGGCACCGGCTACTTCCTGCTCTTTGGCAAAGAGTTCGAAGCCTACCGGTGA
- a CDS encoding universal stress protein, producing MDVSESFQVDTVLAPVDGSEESETAVEYAVAIADRYDASVHVLFVLGREVVQGMDSGVVPVDDVAENTQGFLEELAGVAEAYDVEVSMSTAHGFSPSVKTRHPGSVVLDSADAVDADFIVLPRESVAEAPTEVLEKAAEYVLSYASQPVLSV from the coding sequence ATGGACGTTAGTGAGTCGTTTCAGGTCGACACCGTTCTCGCTCCGGTCGACGGTAGCGAGGAATCAGAGACCGCCGTCGAGTACGCCGTCGCTATCGCTGACCGCTACGACGCGTCTGTGCACGTCCTGTTCGTCCTCGGGCGAGAGGTCGTCCAGGGAATGGATTCGGGCGTCGTCCCGGTAGACGACGTCGCCGAGAACACGCAGGGCTTTCTCGAGGAACTCGCTGGCGTCGCCGAGGCCTACGACGTCGAGGTCTCGATGTCGACCGCACATGGGTTTTCGCCGTCGGTCAAAACTCGCCATCCGGGGAGCGTCGTCCTCGATTCGGCCGACGCCGTCGACGCCGATTTTATCGTGCTTCCCCGTGAATCGGTCGCAGAGGCCCCGACCGAAGTGCTCGAGAAGGCCGCCGAGTACGTTCTCTCGTATGCGAGTCAGCCGGTATTATCGGTATGA
- a CDS encoding universal stress protein, whose product MFDTVVVATDGSESVKRAVTVAVDLAGRFGADVHAISVVDAGEVDASPEQLREEFRTALETHAESALSQILEQAGQGITTAVREGRPAPEISSYARDVDADLIVSGTRGRHGENRLLLGSVAERLVRTAPVPVLTVRQLESSADDDAIGADAVSTTG is encoded by the coding sequence ATGTTCGATACGGTCGTCGTCGCAACCGATGGGTCTGAAAGTGTCAAGCGGGCGGTCACCGTCGCCGTCGATTTGGCTGGCCGGTTCGGCGCAGACGTCCACGCTATCTCCGTCGTCGACGCGGGCGAAGTCGACGCCTCGCCCGAACAACTCCGCGAGGAGTTTCGAACCGCCCTCGAGACGCACGCCGAAAGCGCCCTCTCACAGATTCTCGAGCAGGCTGGCCAGGGCATTACGACGGCCGTCCGTGAGGGCCGACCCGCTCCCGAAATCAGTAGCTATGCGCGCGACGTCGATGCCGACCTGATCGTCTCTGGGACGCGTGGTCGTCACGGCGAAAACCGCCTGCTGCTGGGGAGTGTGGCCGAACGACTCGTCCGGACGGCACCGGTTCCGGTGTTGACGGTCCGCCAGCTCGAGTCGAGTGCGGACGATGACGCGATTGGCGCCGACGCTGTGTCGACCACCGGCTAA
- a CDS encoding DHH family phosphoesterase gives MDDALISSRDLPIARKSVIPGTGFFLPDDVDDELEAKAAQAALEGADIAVVADADADGLACVALLREAYDDVQVVPEPDDEDEADSDDGPGTDDPLEAIDEIEPSPHRVALLPASPHDVEESLDRVAEYGRPGIDCYVCDLCPDRYEYVEEELEALLETADSVSWYDHHQWDEDVAAAVREAGVDLVVGDSEEECTADVALRSLEYDFDERFETLAAVTRDHDLWLREDPRSDDLADYAYWTDPAEYVEVVREYGVDLPEWVQDFLTERRVEKQALIDRAIGRSELREIGEYTVGITYGRCSQNEVAEAMREQGADASVIVKPAGSASIRGTDAFQRCHEVAGRINGGGHPKAAGCKPDIYDDMLDYAQHWTTRGAVAKRVIIEAFEAVLETDPEPTADA, from the coding sequence ATGGACGACGCTCTCATTTCGAGTCGCGATCTCCCGATCGCACGCAAATCCGTGATTCCCGGTACCGGATTTTTCCTCCCGGACGACGTCGACGACGAACTCGAGGCCAAAGCCGCACAGGCAGCCCTCGAGGGGGCCGACATCGCGGTCGTCGCTGACGCCGACGCCGACGGCCTGGCCTGTGTCGCGTTGCTTCGGGAAGCCTACGACGACGTACAGGTTGTGCCGGAACCCGACGACGAAGACGAGGCGGATTCGGACGACGGACCGGGAACTGACGACCCGCTCGAGGCGATAGACGAAATCGAGCCCTCGCCACACCGGGTGGCGCTGTTACCCGCCAGCCCACACGACGTCGAGGAATCCCTCGACCGCGTCGCCGAGTACGGCCGTCCCGGTATCGACTGTTACGTCTGTGACCTCTGTCCCGACCGGTACGAGTACGTCGAGGAGGAACTCGAGGCGCTGCTCGAGACCGCCGACTCGGTGTCGTGGTACGACCATCACCAGTGGGACGAGGACGTCGCCGCGGCCGTTCGAGAAGCCGGCGTCGACCTCGTCGTCGGCGACTCCGAGGAGGAGTGTACCGCCGACGTCGCCCTGCGCTCGCTCGAGTACGACTTCGATGAACGTTTCGAAACCCTGGCTGCCGTCACACGCGATCACGACCTCTGGTTGCGCGAGGACCCGCGCAGTGACGATCTGGCCGATTACGCCTACTGGACCGACCCGGCTGAATACGTCGAGGTCGTCCGGGAGTACGGCGTCGACCTTCCCGAGTGGGTACAGGACTTCCTGACCGAGCGACGCGTCGAGAAACAGGCCCTCATCGACCGAGCCATCGGGCGGTCGGAACTGCGCGAAATCGGTGAGTATACGGTCGGTATCACCTACGGCCGGTGTTCACAGAACGAGGTGGCCGAAGCGATGCGCGAACAGGGTGCTGACGCCTCGGTCATCGTCAAACCGGCCGGATCGGCCTCCATCCGGGGAACCGACGCATTCCAGCGCTGTCACGAGGTCGCCGGCCGCATCAACGGTGGCGGCCATCCAAAGGCGGCGGGCTGTAAACCCGATATCTACGACGACATGCTCGATTACGCCCAACACTGGACCACGCGAGGCGCCGTCGCAAAGCGCGTCATTATCGAGGCGTTCGAAGCGGTGCTCGAGACAGATCCCGAGCCAACGGCTGACGCCTGA
- a CDS encoding 2Fe-2S iron-sulfur cluster-binding protein encodes MDYSQMGLLIGIALTVGAVVLHFTRGTPWRASEDISKEVLEHRAKSVPETDFPEPMNRAIGGGGAVAAVGGGEGGAELEGGEEAEAEPGPGDIPEDEIEYYEVEFVKEGETIEVANNEPLLDQGEDQGWDLPYACREGSCVSCAGKISGDANELIEHDNQQMLDENEMSDGYVLTCVAYPRGEFSIETNEAP; translated from the coding sequence ATGGATTACAGTCAGATGGGGCTTCTCATCGGGATCGCCCTGACGGTCGGGGCGGTCGTCCTTCATTTCACCAGGGGGACGCCCTGGCGTGCCAGCGAGGACATCTCGAAAGAGGTCCTCGAGCATCGCGCAAAGAGTGTGCCGGAAACCGACTTCCCCGAGCCGATGAACCGAGCCATCGGTGGCGGCGGTGCCGTTGCGGCCGTCGGCGGCGGCGAAGGCGGGGCCGAACTCGAGGGCGGCGAGGAAGCCGAAGCCGAGCCCGGGCCTGGCGATATTCCCGAAGACGAAATCGAGTACTACGAGGTCGAGTTCGTCAAAGAGGGCGAAACGATCGAGGTCGCGAACAACGAACCGCTGCTCGACCAGGGCGAAGATCAGGGCTGGGACCTGCCGTATGCCTGCCGAGAGGGCAGTTGTGTCTCCTGTGCCGGGAAGATTTCCGGTGACGCGAACGAACTCATCGAACACGACAACCAGCAGATGCTCGACGAGAACGAGATGTCCGATGGCTACGTCCTGACCTGCGTTGCCTATCCACGCGGCGAGTTCTCTATCGAGACGAACGAAGCGCCCTGA
- the gnd gene encoding phosphogluconate dehydrogenase (NAD(+)-dependent, decarboxylating), with product MQLGVIGLGRMGQIVVDRVLEAGHDVVAFDLDEGAVERAADAGATPASSLEDFCQTLGDEKRIWLMVPAGDPVDATLESLDSYLGADDVVVDGGNSYFEHTVRRAEACPAAYLDCGTSGGPAGAELGFSLMVGGPQWAYEALEPAFDAVATGPDGHARMGPSGSGHYVKMVHNGVEYALMQTYGEGFELLHEGRYDLDLEAVASVWNNGAVIRSWLLELCEEAFREEGTDLGDVADRIEGGSTGTWTVQEALEQEVPLPLIYTALGERFGSRADDGRFSRRLANRLRYGFGRHEVQRRDE from the coding sequence ATGCAACTCGGCGTAATCGGACTGGGACGAATGGGACAGATCGTCGTCGACCGCGTCCTCGAGGCGGGACACGACGTGGTCGCCTTCGACCTCGATGAAGGCGCAGTCGAGCGAGCCGCGGACGCGGGTGCCACCCCCGCCTCGTCACTCGAAGACTTCTGTCAGACGCTCGGCGACGAGAAACGCATCTGGCTGATGGTCCCCGCTGGTGACCCCGTTGATGCCACCCTCGAGTCGCTCGATTCGTATCTCGGCGCCGATGACGTGGTCGTCGACGGCGGCAACTCGTATTTCGAGCACACCGTCCGCCGCGCCGAGGCCTGTCCTGCTGCCTACCTCGACTGTGGAACGTCCGGGGGCCCCGCGGGTGCCGAACTCGGCTTCTCGCTCATGGTCGGCGGTCCCCAGTGGGCCTACGAGGCACTCGAGCCGGCGTTCGACGCCGTCGCCACCGGCCCCGATGGCCACGCGCGAATGGGGCCATCGGGCTCCGGCCACTACGTGAAGATGGTCCACAACGGCGTGGAGTACGCGCTCATGCAGACCTATGGCGAGGGATTCGAACTCCTCCACGAAGGACGGTACGACCTCGACCTCGAGGCCGTCGCCTCCGTATGGAACAACGGCGCGGTCATCCGTTCGTGGCTGCTCGAGTTGTGTGAGGAAGCGTTCCGCGAGGAGGGAACCGACCTGGGTGACGTCGCCGACCGCATCGAGGGCGGTTCGACGGGCACCTGGACCGTACAGGAAGCCCTCGAGCAGGAGGTCCCGTTGCCGCTGATTTACACCGCGCTTGGCGAGCGATTCGGTTCGCGGGCCGACGACGGCCGATTCTCGCGACGACTGGCCAACCGACTGCGTTACGGTTTCGGCCGCCACGAAGTGCAACGGCGCGACGAATAG
- a CDS encoding GNAT family N-acetyltransferase, whose amino-acid sequence MRPTRTRVYPDEPAGPFPSPPTTYEDPEGREIVLETPEEDAETSIDALTDMYVQFDPADRAQGIPPTGEDRIRQWLEPIVANGHNVVARHGDDFVGHATLVPDTDDPDSVDEDSDIEWELAIFVLQDYQRGGIGTQLLENLLGAACDAGVGRVWLTVERWNGPAIALYERVGFELCGSESFEQEMSIRLQ is encoded by the coding sequence ATGCGACCAACACGAACGCGCGTCTACCCCGACGAACCGGCCGGCCCGTTCCCGAGTCCGCCAACCACCTACGAGGACCCCGAGGGACGGGAGATCGTTCTCGAAACACCCGAGGAAGACGCCGAGACGTCCATCGACGCGTTGACCGATATGTACGTCCAGTTCGATCCGGCCGATCGCGCCCAGGGCATCCCACCGACCGGCGAAGACCGAATCAGGCAGTGGCTCGAGCCGATCGTCGCGAACGGCCACAACGTCGTCGCCCGCCACGGCGATGACTTCGTGGGCCACGCCACGCTGGTCCCCGACACCGACGACCCCGACTCGGTGGACGAGGACAGCGACATCGAGTGGGAACTCGCCATCTTCGTCCTGCAGGACTACCAGCGCGGCGGCATCGGTACCCAGTTGCTCGAGAACCTGCTCGGGGCCGCCTGCGACGCCGGCGTGGGTCGTGTCTGGCTCACCGTCGAACGGTGGAACGGCCCGGCGATTGCCCTCTACGAACGCGTCGGCTTCGAGCTCTGTGGGAGCGAGAGCTTCGAACAGGAGATGTCGATCCGACTTCAGTGA
- a CDS encoding universal stress protein, which translates to MHVLLGLEGSDESLKTLEKTLERVQEVGDELTVAVVGKPEAKRSVEEMRDLTQDHLETEGVDADIEILDGDPGSALVEYAEAEGFDQLVIGGGTRSPMGKVRLGPITEFVLLNATVTVKLVR; encoded by the coding sequence ATGCACGTCTTACTTGGCCTCGAGGGCAGCGACGAATCGCTGAAGACCCTCGAGAAAACCCTCGAACGGGTCCAGGAGGTCGGCGACGAGTTGACCGTCGCCGTCGTCGGAAAGCCCGAAGCGAAACGCTCCGTCGAGGAGATGCGCGACCTGACACAGGATCACCTCGAGACCGAAGGCGTCGACGCCGATATCGAAATCCTCGACGGTGACCCAGGCAGCGCGCTCGTCGAGTATGCGGAGGCCGAAGGCTTCGACCAGCTGGTCATCGGCGGCGGCACCCGAAGCCCGATGGGGAAAGTCAGGCTCGGGCCGATCACCGAGTTCGTCCTGTTGAACGCCACGGTCACCGTCAAACTGGTTCGATAA
- a CDS encoding metal-dependent hydrolase, with protein sequence MWPLGHAAVAYLLYSLWTRTTQNGATFRQPGAEGSASIAVVFLLVGSQFPDLVDKPLAWYLGVLPTGRTLAHSLLFLVPLVLVVVAATARHDRLEREYGFLFGLGAISHVVVDAVPALWGGGDWYHLLWPLTSVEAYESGAPSVVDLFVASLGDPYFLLEFVLAGIALVVWYRDGRPGLWLLKRTVTRESPTHGDD encoded by the coding sequence ATGTGGCCGCTTGGACACGCCGCCGTCGCCTATCTGCTCTACTCGCTGTGGACTCGAACGACGCAGAACGGAGCCACGTTTCGCCAGCCGGGTGCCGAGGGATCGGCGTCGATTGCCGTCGTCTTTTTGCTCGTCGGCAGCCAGTTTCCCGACCTCGTCGATAAACCGCTGGCGTGGTATCTGGGCGTGTTACCGACGGGCCGGACGCTGGCACACTCGCTGTTGTTTTTGGTCCCACTCGTGCTGGTGGTCGTCGCGGCCACGGCCCGACACGACCGTCTCGAGCGCGAGTACGGGTTCCTGTTCGGACTCGGCGCCATCTCACACGTAGTAGTCGATGCAGTGCCGGCGCTCTGGGGCGGCGGCGACTGGTACCATCTCCTGTGGCCACTGACGTCCGTCGAAGCGTACGAAAGCGGCGCACCGAGCGTGGTCGACCTGTTCGTGGCCTCGCTCGGCGACCCGTACTTCCTTCTGGAGTTCGTTCTCGCCGGCATCGCCCTCGTCGTCTGGTATCGAGACGGTCGCCCCGGTCTCTGGCTGCTGAAGCGAACGGTCACTCGAGAGTCACCAACCCACGGCGACGACTAA
- a CDS encoding alpha/beta hydrolase, with translation MSSNIAIPGARDVRATLDEPPQETDAVVVACPPHPQHGGNRTDRRLVAVSDALTSNEDRPIACLRIDYGPWDQGRGELEDVTQAVSWASERYDHVGLFGFSFGSALALLAAATIEIEAAIDAVAALAPPSRLGPDLDVLAALEELSMPALIAYGVRDTTVDWEPVVERAGELGHRRLELSADHFFVGQHESVADEIRSFFIETVALEGRDRA, from the coding sequence GTGTCATCCAACATCGCTATACCGGGCGCTCGAGACGTACGGGCAACGCTCGATGAGCCCCCTCAGGAGACCGACGCCGTCGTCGTCGCCTGCCCGCCACACCCCCAACACGGCGGCAATCGAACCGACCGGCGGCTGGTCGCCGTTAGCGACGCACTGACGAGTAACGAAGACCGGCCAATCGCCTGCCTTCGAATCGATTACGGTCCCTGGGACCAGGGTCGTGGGGAACTCGAAGACGTCACACAGGCGGTTTCGTGGGCGAGCGAGCGCTACGATCACGTCGGCCTCTTTGGCTTCAGTTTTGGGTCTGCGCTGGCACTCCTCGCGGCCGCGACTATCGAAATCGAAGCCGCAATCGACGCCGTCGCCGCACTCGCACCGCCCTCGCGTCTCGGGCCCGACCTGGACGTGCTCGCTGCACTCGAGGAGCTGTCGATGCCCGCGCTCATCGCCTACGGGGTGCGTGATACGACCGTCGACTGGGAACCGGTCGTCGAACGGGCCGGAGAACTCGGACACCGACGCCTCGAACTCTCGGCCGACCACTTCTTCGTCGGCCAACACGAGTCGGTGGCCGACGAAATCCGCTCGTTTTTCATCGAGACGGTCGCCCTCGAAGGACGTGATCGGGCCTGA